The following proteins come from a genomic window of Mammaliicoccus sp. Marseille-Q6498:
- a CDS encoding PTS glucitol/sorbitol transporter subunit IIA — MYETEVKRIGKDAKAFEAEKMVILFGDNAPNELVDFCYIININQVNDEITESNTLFIDETEYQITKVGTAVNKNLNDLGHITLKFDGSTEAEQSGTLYLEDKPLVDIQEGTKIEVK, encoded by the coding sequence GTGTATGAAACAGAAGTAAAGAGAATAGGTAAAGATGCAAAAGCATTTGAAGCAGAAAAAATGGTTATACTATTTGGAGATAATGCACCAAACGAATTAGTGGATTTTTGTTATATCATTAATATCAATCAAGTTAACGATGAAATTACAGAATCAAACACTTTATTTATTGATGAAACTGAATATCAAATTACAAAAGTAGGAACAGCAGTAAATAAGAATTTAAATGACTTAGGACATATTACTTTAAAATTTGATGGTAGCACAGAAGCTGAACAATCAGGAACGTTATACTTAGAAGACAAACCTTTAGTTGATATTCAAGAAGGAACGAAAATAGAAGTTAAATAA
- a CDS encoding IS3 family transposase (programmed frameshift): MKRKMKLSVETFLKLFEIVEEGYSFETAIRKLNLNYDSKELRYKYHMYLEHGIDILISQPSYKKYSKKMKEKLAQDYFNKGISLEGLAIKYNIRSKSTVRLWINQYTEGKKNKSDEPEVYIVNPKKTTVEERIEIVKYCLDHNITYKEASEKFNLKYSQLYSWIQKYKEHGKDGLIDGRGKGKPQSIMTSEEELNARIKALEERNKYLEMENEVLKKEEEIERQDETKIRQEASYKTVKSLKDTYPIVWLCEVLEISRASYYKWLSRKAPLLELENKELISDIIDIYDKYEGIYGYRRIYIYIRLKLQKKVNHKRIHRLMKQLGLKAVIRRKRKKYIQNTPAYVAENVLNREFNETVPNKKWLTDVTEFRLNNGQKAYLSSIYDLGSKKIISHEINLSNNNEFVFKTLKKAMKGRNTKDILLHSDRGYQYTSPTFKKLLKDNGMIQSMSRVSKCIDNGPMENVWGILKSELFRGSKKHSFENIEKAKYSINQYIKFFNEDRITLKMAAFIA; the protein is encoded by the exons ATGAAGAGAAAAATGAAGTTATCTGTTGAGACATTTCTAAAATTATTTGAAATAGTTGAGGAGGGTTATAGCTTTGAAACAGCTATAAGAAAACTTAATCTGAATTATGATTCGAAAGAACTAAGATATAAATATCATATGTACCTTGAACACGGTATAGATATTCTAATATCACAACCTTCTTATAAAAAATATTCGAAGAAGATGAAAGAGAAGTTAGCTCAAGATTATTTTAATAAAGGTATTTCACTAGAAGGTTTAGCCATTAAATATAATATAAGAAGTAAATCAACTGTACGTCTATGGATAAACCAGTATACTGAGGGTAAGAAAAACAAATCAGATGAACCCGAGGTGTATATCGTGAATCCTAAAAAAACGACAGTAGAAGAAAGAATTGAGATTGTAAAATATTGCTTAGATCACAATATAACTTACAAAGAAGCGTCAGAAAAATTCAATTTAAAATATAGCCAACTTTACAGTTGGATTCAAAAATATAAAGAACACGGTAAAGATGGCCTTATTGATGGCAGAGGTAAAGGTAAACCACAAAGCATCATGACATCAGAAGAAGAGTTGAACGCCCGTATAAAAGCGCTTGAAGAAAGAAATAAATATTTAGAAATGGAAAATGAAGTATTAAAAAAGGAGGAAGAGATAGAAAGGCAG GATGAAACAAAGATCAGGCAAGAAGCATCCTACAAAACGGTCAAATCGCTAAAAGATACTTATCCAATAGTATGGTTATGCGAAGTACTAGAAATTTCTAGAGCGAGTTATTATAAGTGGTTGAGCCGAAAGGCACCACTATTAGAACTAGAAAACAAAGAATTAATCAGCGATATCATAGATATCTATGATAAGTATGAAGGTATTTACGGTTATAGACGTATATATATTTATATTAGATTGAAGTTACAGAAAAAAGTTAATCATAAACGCATACACAGACTAATGAAACAACTAGGATTGAAAGCAGTTATCCGTAGGAAACGAAAGAAATATATACAGAACACACCTGCTTATGTAGCAGAAAATGTACTTAATCGTGAATTTAATGAAACAGTCCCGAATAAAAAATGGCTAACTGATGTGACTGAATTTAGATTGAACAACGGTCAGAAAGCTTATTTAAGTTCAATTTATGATTTAGGTAGTAAAAAAATAATCAGTCATGAAATCAATTTATCCAACAATAATGAATTTGTATTTAAAACATTAAAAAAAGCTATGAAAGGTAGAAATACCAAGGATATTTTATTACATAGCGATAGAGGTTATCAATATACAAGTCCAACTTTCAAAAAGCTTTTAAAAGATAATGGCATGATTCAAAGTATGTCTCGTGTAAGCAAGTGCATTGATAATGGACCTATGGAGAATGTTTGGGGTATCTTAAAAAGCGAATTATTTAGAGGTAGTAAAAAACATAGTTTTGAAAATATTGAAAAGGCAAAATATAGTATCAACCAATACATTAAGTTTTTTAATGAAGATCGAATTACATTAAAAATGGCTGCCTTCATAGCTTGA
- a CDS encoding acyltransferase family protein, translated as MIKRKRIEFIYLRTFLCLLIVLTHIFTEYSVTNEVDDHQIQVLYWIRMLLIIGTPSFIILSQLLTTLNYNDKLKPKYLRNRLTYILLPYILMGAFYSYSESLKLDDSFIHQFTENVIKGNWYGYFIIIIVQFFILNWIFYRINPKILFSKWSMIIAFIINTTYLYSHQNVEQVTNFVDHYYPFSPETFIGGWIFYYLFGSYVGHNYNKIKEFASKYIALIIFLAALSYVLFIFTGTHDFWMVSSMDYRILLYISFMFILLINFSSQFDTFMFNSVEMISRYSFFIYLMHPIILSSIFGYTSIYQDQTIIFIPISLLCIVGCCTGVGGLLKEFPIFRFVMGKQPYTK; from the coding sequence ATGATTAAAAGAAAGCGAATTGAATTTATATATTTAAGAACTTTTCTCTGTTTACTTATCGTACTCACACATATTTTTACAGAATATAGCGTAACAAACGAAGTTGATGACCACCAAATCCAAGTATTATACTGGATTAGAATGTTATTAATTATTGGAACACCATCGTTTATCATCTTATCCCAGTTGTTAACTACCTTAAATTACAACGATAAATTAAAGCCTAAATATTTAAGAAATCGTTTAACTTACATTTTGCTACCTTACATACTCATGGGTGCATTTTACAGTTATTCTGAAAGCTTAAAGTTAGACGACTCATTTATCCACCAATTTACAGAAAACGTAATTAAAGGTAACTGGTATGGCTATTTCATCATCATTATCGTTCAATTTTTCATATTAAATTGGATATTCTATCGTATTAATCCGAAAATTCTATTCTCAAAATGGAGTATGATTATCGCGTTCATCATCAATACAACATATTTATATAGCCATCAAAATGTAGAACAAGTCACAAACTTTGTAGATCATTATTACCCATTCAGCCCAGAAACATTTATCGGTGGATGGATATTCTATTACTTATTCGGTTCTTACGTTGGTCATAATTACAATAAAATCAAAGAATTCGCAAGTAAATATATAGCACTCATTATATTCCTAGCTGCCCTTTCATACGTACTATTTATATTCACAGGTACACATGACTTTTGGATGGTTAGCAGTATGGATTACCGAATTCTACTATATATCAGTTTCATGTTTATACTACTCATCAACTTCAGTTCACAATTTGATACATTCATGTTCAATTCTGTAGAAATGATCAGTAGATACTCATTCTTTATATATCTAATGCACCCGATTATATTATCTTCAATATTCGGATACACAAGCATATACCAAGACCAAACCATCATCTTCATCCCAATATCACTACTATGCATTGTCGGATGTTGCACAGGCGTTGGCGGATTACTCAAAGAATTCCCTATATTTAGATTCGTCATGGGCAAACAACCATATACGAAATAG
- a CDS encoding PRD domain-containing protein, producing MLLNKNHLTIVEILLKDNISIEKLSHQLSISQRTLSNYINQIQVHFDDSISIHKQHNSISMIVLNEDDFFNIFKNLKVHISENLNEIGAREESIFYYLLNNGVCTIDDIAEDLFLSKSVVNNTLNEIKKNIKDYKVEIKGTQNVGLRIDGNEIEIRKVLIECFSNQYESVALPEVVSDTLLKIKDNFKLDKSTSERLSLAVKVTLTRLEEGYNIKESVQIDDRVFDSEDFNAVNDIKQYIVDHYEVQFPNLEILIIVFQIIGRRASIIDEMMTEQDQTILNQIIKNTIDDINFYYTIKIDDQLFSNDIQLHIKYLINRLIFDINIQNDLISEVKTRYPFAYELSKVLAENIEKALRIKVPLNELGFLSIYFSVYLQQLEQKFKEIHSIALITDLGLSSAKLVSVYLKNIFGSQIDIKVINENDVQLNELDQFDLTVSTIKSNRLFNRIIYIDDILDERSLKLKIEQFLIYKDVKNRNLFNQSIIVDFLNETDFHHIDKSVKYEEVIQHLSQELVEEGKVDSAFSQRILDRESCKPTITGLLGFPHTSHKLEGIWIKLAIIDEPLIDNEKVKVVVLVATPENEVNEAVLIRLYEEILAMTANSYIVDKISSDTDYVALAHILNKEMRS from the coding sequence ATGTTATTAAATAAAAATCATTTAACAATTGTCGAAATTTTATTGAAAGATAATATTTCGATTGAAAAACTTTCCCATCAACTTTCTATTTCTCAAAGAACTTTATCTAATTACATTAATCAAATACAAGTACACTTTGACGATTCTATTAGTATCCATAAACAACATAATTCTATTTCTATGATTGTACTAAATGAAGATGATTTCTTTAATATTTTTAAAAATTTAAAAGTACACATTAGTGAAAACTTAAATGAAATTGGTGCTAGAGAAGAAAGCATCTTTTATTACTTATTAAATAATGGCGTTTGTACAATAGATGATATTGCAGAAGACCTTTTCTTAAGTAAAAGTGTCGTCAATAACACTTTAAATGAAATCAAAAAGAATATAAAAGATTATAAAGTAGAAATTAAAGGTACTCAAAATGTTGGTTTACGAATTGATGGTAATGAAATCGAAATTAGAAAAGTATTAATAGAATGTTTTTCTAATCAATATGAAAGTGTGGCATTGCCAGAGGTCGTTAGTGATACATTATTGAAAATTAAAGATAATTTCAAATTAGATAAATCAACTTCAGAACGATTATCGTTGGCTGTAAAAGTTACATTAACTAGATTAGAAGAAGGATACAACATCAAAGAAAGTGTTCAAATAGATGATAGAGTTTTTGATTCGGAAGATTTTAATGCAGTTAATGACATTAAACAATATATTGTTGATCATTATGAAGTACAATTTCCTAATTTAGAAATTTTAATTATTGTATTCCAAATTATTGGAAGAAGAGCATCAATAATAGATGAAATGATGACAGAGCAAGATCAAACGATTTTAAATCAAATTATAAAGAATACGATTGATGATATTAATTTTTATTACACGATTAAAATAGATGATCAGCTTTTTAGTAATGATATTCAATTACACATTAAATATTTAATTAATAGATTGATATTTGATATTAACATTCAAAATGATTTAATAAGCGAAGTGAAAACTAGATATCCATTTGCTTATGAGTTATCAAAAGTATTAGCTGAAAACATTGAAAAAGCATTACGAATCAAAGTGCCATTAAATGAGTTAGGCTTTTTGTCTATTTATTTCAGCGTCTATTTACAACAATTAGAACAGAAATTCAAAGAAATACATTCTATTGCATTGATAACAGATCTCGGATTAAGTAGTGCTAAACTTGTTTCAGTTTATTTGAAAAATATATTCGGTTCACAAATAGACATTAAAGTGATAAACGAAAATGACGTGCAATTGAATGAATTAGATCAATTTGATTTAACTGTTTCTACTATAAAAAGTAATAGGTTGTTCAATAGAATAATTTATATTGATGACATTCTTGATGAACGTTCGCTTAAACTTAAAATAGAGCAATTTTTAATCTATAAAGACGTTAAAAATCGCAATCTTTTTAATCAAAGTATTATCGTCGACTTTTTAAATGAAACAGATTTTCATCATATTGATAAAAGTGTGAAATATGAAGAAGTGATTCAGCATTTATCTCAAGAACTTGTTGAAGAAGGCAAAGTTGATTCAGCATTTTCACAAAGAATTTTAGATAGAGAAAGTTGTAAGCCAACGATTACAGGATTATTAGGTTTTCCACATACAAGTCATAAATTAGAAGGTATTTGGATTAAATTGGCTATTATAGATGAGCCATTAATCGATAATGAAAAAGTAAAAGTTGTTGTTTTAGTAGCAACGCCGGAAAATGAAGTGAATGAAGCGGTATTAATTCGACTATATGAAGAAATTTTAGCCATGACAGCTAACAGTTATATTGTTGATAAAATCAGTAGTGATACGGATTATGTAGCGCTTGCACATATACTAAATAAAGAAATGAGGAGTTAG
- a CDS encoding MFS transporter codes for MKFNKSKINVVDIKKAKKSVYATGIGNAMEWFDFGLYSYLAIIISQNFFTSVQNDELKLVFTFATFAIAFLMRPIGGIIFGRIGDRLGRKTVLTTTIVLMAASTLLIGLLPTYDQIGIWAPILLLIARIIQGFSTGGEYAGAMVYIAESSPDNRRSSLGSGLEIGTLAGYILASLLASGLFIALSDAQMQAWGWRIPFILGAPLGLVGLYLRRNLDETPIFENEISDTEEKPESFGSIIQNHKKDIIVCFIAVAFFNITNYMLLSYMPSYLDEVLNISSTVSTILITSVMIVMVPLAFIFGRLSDKIGNKKVVLLGTFGLTAFSLLSFYLMGLNQLMFVSIGIFILGFFLSTYEGAMPSLLPSIFYTDVRYRTLAVTFNVSVSIFGGTTPLVSTWLVHITNNPLAPAYYLTAISVIGFLTILLLFETTSGKALKGSYPTVSSEKDYDHAVKNPKDSLWWEES; via the coding sequence ATGAAATTTAATAAAAGTAAAATTAATGTTGTAGATATTAAAAAGGCAAAGAAAAGTGTCTATGCTACAGGTATAGGTAATGCTATGGAGTGGTTCGACTTTGGACTATATTCTTATTTAGCAATTATCATCAGTCAAAACTTTTTCACATCAGTACAAAATGATGAGCTTAAGTTAGTGTTTACTTTCGCAACATTCGCGATCGCATTCTTAATGAGACCAATTGGTGGTATTATATTTGGTAGAATTGGCGACCGACTTGGTAGAAAGACAGTATTAACAACGACAATTGTGTTAATGGCGGCTTCTACTTTACTTATTGGTCTATTACCAACTTATGATCAAATTGGTATTTGGGCACCGATTCTATTACTTATTGCGAGAATCATTCAAGGTTTCTCAACTGGTGGGGAATATGCAGGTGCAATGGTTTATATCGCTGAATCTTCTCCTGATAACAGAAGAAGTTCACTAGGTAGTGGTTTAGAAATAGGTACATTAGCTGGTTATATACTTGCTTCATTATTAGCAAGTGGATTATTTATCGCATTATCAGATGCACAAATGCAAGCTTGGGGTTGGAGAATTCCATTTATTTTAGGTGCGCCTCTTGGTTTAGTAGGTCTATACTTAAGAAGAAATTTAGATGAAACACCAATTTTTGAAAATGAAATCTCTGACACTGAAGAAAAACCAGAATCATTTGGTTCAATTATTCAAAATCATAAAAAAGATATTATCGTATGTTTCATCGCAGTTGCATTCTTTAATATCACAAACTACATGTTATTATCATACATGCCATCATATTTAGATGAAGTACTTAATATTTCTAGTACAGTAAGTACAATATTAATTACGAGTGTTATGATCGTAATGGTTCCTTTAGCGTTCATATTCGGACGTTTAAGCGACAAAATTGGTAACAAAAAAGTTGTACTATTAGGTACATTCGGATTAACTGCATTTTCATTATTATCATTTTACTTAATGGGATTAAATCAGTTAATGTTCGTATCAATAGGTATCTTTATACTTGGATTCTTCCTTTCAACATACGAAGGTGCAATGCCAAGTTTATTACCAAGTATATTCTATACAGACGTGCGTTACCGTACATTAGCTGTTACATTTAACGTATCAGTATCAATATTCGGTGGTACAACGCCTCTAGTTTCAACATGGTTAGTACACATTACAAACAATCCTTTAGCACCAGCTTACTATTTAACAGCAATCAGTGTAATTGGATTCTTAACAATACTATTACTATTTGAAACAACTTCAGGAAAAGCTTTAAAAGGATCATATCCTACAGTTTCTTCTGAAAAAGATTACGACCATGCAGTCAAAAATCCTAAAGATTCACTATGGTGGGAAGAATCATAA
- a CDS encoding SDR family oxidoreductase encodes MTQNWLEIYRKVIIVTGGTSGIGRQIVNSLLENGAIVYNVDLKDEPVDSESYHFIQTDVTNKEAVKKTVDTIIEQQSQIDVLVNNAGINLPRLLVDVKGEKPEYEINMKDLDLMFGVNLKGPILFSQEVSRQFVQQKKGIIVNISSEAGQEGSEGQSIYSATKAALIGFTRSWAKELGKHNIKVVAIAPGILEETGLRTRQYEEALAYSRNTTVDQLNGDYSKSIPLGRVGRLTEVADLVCYLSSDKSSYITGTTINISGGKSRG; translated from the coding sequence ATGACTCAGAATTGGTTAGAAATATACAGAAAAGTAATAATCGTAACTGGTGGAACTTCAGGTATTGGTAGACAAATTGTAAATTCATTATTGGAGAATGGTGCAATTGTTTATAATGTAGATTTAAAAGATGAACCAGTTGATAGTGAAAGTTATCATTTTATTCAAACAGATGTTACAAATAAAGAAGCAGTTAAAAAAACGGTTGATACAATTATTGAACAGCAATCTCAAATAGACGTACTAGTTAATAATGCTGGAATTAATTTACCAAGATTGTTGGTAGATGTTAAAGGCGAAAAGCCAGAATATGAAATTAATATGAAAGATTTGGACTTAATGTTTGGTGTCAATTTGAAGGGACCAATATTATTTAGCCAAGAAGTGAGTAGACAATTTGTTCAACAAAAAAAAGGTATAATAGTGAATATATCTAGCGAAGCGGGTCAAGAAGGCTCAGAGGGACAAAGTATTTATTCTGCTACAAAAGCAGCATTGATTGGTTTTACACGAAGCTGGGCAAAAGAATTAGGTAAACATAATATTAAAGTCGTAGCTATTGCACCGGGTATTCTCGAAGAAACAGGGCTTCGTACAAGACAGTATGAAGAAGCATTAGCTTATAGTAGAAATACGACAGTAGATCAATTAAACGGCGATTATTCAAAATCAATTCCATTAGGTAGAGTTGGAAGATTAACAGAAGTAGCGGATTTAGTTTGTTATTTAAGTTCAGATAAATCTAGCTATATAACAGGTACAACAATTAATATTTCAGGTGGAAAATCAAGAGGATAA
- a CDS encoding transcriptional regulator GutM: MFFIILIVMLAVGFIVQYVLGLLQIKNFTKHYTELRENGRVAIGRRPAILKSGTLVLLQINNRNEIEEARYMQGVTVFSKFKKLKGLEGYKINKLKDTDLKKYNKLLVKAILDAQHTFNVIESGGEIERIPSPMMKAVKKINGMFKKEGSKSSWTS, from the coding sequence ATGTTTTTCATTATATTGATTGTTATGTTAGCGGTTGGGTTTATAGTCCAATACGTATTAGGGCTTCTTCAAATTAAAAATTTTACTAAACATTATACTGAATTACGTGAAAATGGACGAGTTGCTATAGGAAGAAGACCTGCAATTTTAAAATCTGGGACGTTAGTACTTTTACAGATTAACAACCGTAATGAAATTGAAGAAGCAAGGTATATGCAAGGTGTAACGGTATTCTCGAAATTTAAGAAGTTAAAAGGTTTAGAAGGTTATAAAATTAATAAATTAAAAGATACCGACTTAAAAAAGTATAACAAGTTATTAGTCAAAGCGATTTTAGATGCACAACATACATTTAATGTTATTGAATCAGGTGGAGAAATTGAAAGAATTCCTTCACCTATGATGAAAGCAGTTAAAAAAATTAATGGAATGTTTAAAAAAGAAGGGAGTAAATCATCATGGACTTCATAG
- a CDS encoding metallophosphoesterase, producing MRIGTISDLHIDRSNQYFPKDFEDILVKEIKRLKLDLLLIAGDISNHYQQTIQFIQNVKHESNIKILFIPGNHDYWKSETEEKSSYEIFEHYKAQPESVIGKPYVINDDWAIVGHSGWYDYSFANHEKFDMERLERRKYYGATWLDKEHIDWGKSDLEMSQLAAESVRRDLEQVKDKNIILMTHIVTHKKFAVPMPHRIFDYFNAFIGTSDFDHFYEEFPIKYSIMGHVHFRNNIEENGVQYICPCLGYQREWRTKELEHEMKNTIQVIEI from the coding sequence ATGAGAATTGGTACAATTTCTGATTTGCATATAGATAGAAGTAATCAATATTTTCCTAAAGATTTTGAAGACATTTTAGTGAAGGAAATCAAACGTCTAAAATTGGATCTGTTATTAATTGCTGGAGACATTTCAAATCACTATCAGCAAACCATCCAATTTATTCAAAATGTTAAACATGAATCCAACATTAAAATATTATTTATTCCAGGTAACCATGATTATTGGAAAAGCGAGACTGAAGAAAAGTCTTCTTATGAAATTTTTGAGCATTATAAAGCACAACCTGAAAGTGTCATAGGTAAGCCTTATGTGATTAACGACGATTGGGCTATTGTAGGTCATAGTGGCTGGTACGACTATAGCTTTGCTAATCATGAAAAATTCGATATGGAGCGGTTAGAACGCAGAAAATATTATGGTGCAACATGGTTAGATAAAGAACATATCGATTGGGGTAAGTCTGATTTAGAAATGTCACAATTAGCAGCAGAATCAGTACGTAGAGACTTAGAACAAGTTAAAGATAAAAATATCATATTAATGACCCACATCGTAACCCACAAAAAATTCGCAGTACCAATGCCACATAGAATATTTGATTATTTTAATGCATTCATAGGAACATCAGACTTTGATCACTTTTACGAAGAATTTCCTATAAAATATAGCATTATGGGACATGTCCATTTTCGAAATAATATAGAAGAAAACGGGGTACAATACATCTGTCCATGCTTAGGCTACCAAAGAGAATGGAGAACAAAAGAATTAGAACACGAAATGAAAAACACAATACAAGTAATAGAAATATAA
- a CDS encoding PTS glucitol/sorbitol transporter subunit IIB, with protein sequence MSQKVKIVKGSGGFGGPLKFGVEGKKDKVMYVTGGHKPDIVDKICEITGATPVNGFETSVPEDEIMVAVIDCGGTLRCGIYPQKGIPTVNIMATGKSGPLRQHITEEIYVSNVDVDQVTVAGEDDSNTTPPSDNNEQASEEKTTYSKDKKIMETRAEQENKSILTKIGLGAGKVINTFYQAARDAVDTMLHTILPFMGFVALLIGIIQGSGIGDIFAKVMSPLAGNIWGLLAIGFICSLPFLSPLLGPGGVIGQVLGTLIGVEIGKGNIPPNLALPALFAINTQNAADFIPVGLGLAEAETKTIEVGVPSVLYSRFLNGVPRVFVAWLASFGLYK encoded by the coding sequence ATGAGTCAAAAAGTTAAAATAGTTAAAGGTTCAGGCGGTTTTGGTGGACCACTAAAATTTGGCGTTGAAGGTAAGAAAGATAAAGTGATGTATGTAACAGGTGGTCATAAACCAGATATCGTTGATAAAATTTGTGAAATTACAGGTGCAACACCAGTAAATGGATTTGAAACGTCTGTACCTGAAGATGAAATCATGGTTGCAGTAATTGATTGTGGCGGTACGCTAAGATGTGGTATATATCCTCAAAAGGGCATACCAACAGTAAATATTATGGCTACAGGTAAAAGTGGACCATTAAGACAACATATAACTGAAGAAATTTATGTATCTAATGTAGATGTTGATCAAGTAACAGTCGCAGGAGAAGATGACTCAAATACTACACCACCATCTGATAATAATGAGCAAGCATCAGAAGAAAAAACAACTTATTCAAAAGATAAAAAAATTATGGAAACGAGAGCTGAGCAAGAGAACAAATCTATACTAACGAAGATTGGTCTCGGTGCTGGTAAAGTTATCAATACGTTCTATCAAGCAGCACGAGACGCAGTTGATACGATGCTTCATACAATATTACCTTTCATGGGATTTGTAGCGTTGTTAATAGGAATTATACAAGGTTCAGGTATTGGAGATATATTTGCTAAAGTCATGTCACCTCTTGCAGGTAATATTTGGGGATTATTAGCAATCGGCTTTATTTGTTCGTTACCATTCTTAAGTCCTTTACTAGGACCAGGAGGCGTAATTGGACAAGTACTTGGAACTTTAATTGGTGTTGAAATAGGAAAAGGCAACATTCCACCAAATTTAGCATTACCAGCTTTATTTGCTATCAATACACAGAATGCAGCAGATTTTATACCAGTAGGGTTAGGACTAGCAGAAGCGGAAACGAAAACGATAGAAGTCGGTGTACCTTCCGTACTATATTCGCGGTTCCTCAACGGTGTACCCCGGGTGTTTGTAGCTTGGTTAGCTAGTTTTGGATTATATAAATAA
- a CDS encoding PTS glucitol/sorbitol transporter subunit IIC — protein MDFIVKLAEGFIKLFQTGADTFIDWMTTIVPLVLMLLIAMNTLIQLIGEKRINKIAKKSSNNPLLRYLVLPFLGSFMLANPMVHSLGRFMPEKYKPSYFASAAQFAHTSNGLFPHINPAELFIFLGIANGIQKLGLPTTDLAIRYLLVGLVMNFVGGWITDFTTSYVEKQQKVKLSTEVKLEG, from the coding sequence ATGGACTTCATAGTTAAGTTAGCAGAAGGATTTATTAAATTATTTCAAACTGGCGCAGACACATTTATAGACTGGATGACGACAATTGTTCCGCTCGTATTAATGTTACTGATTGCAATGAATACGTTAATTCAATTAATAGGTGAAAAAAGAATCAATAAAATAGCAAAGAAATCATCAAATAATCCATTGTTAAGATATTTAGTCTTACCATTTTTAGGATCATTTATGTTAGCCAATCCAATGGTGCATTCACTTGGAAGGTTTATGCCAGAAAAATATAAACCAAGTTATTTTGCATCAGCAGCACAATTTGCACATACGAGTAACGGTTTATTCCCGCATATTAACCCAGCAGAATTATTTATATTTTTAGGTATTGCCAATGGTATTCAAAAGCTGGGATTACCAACGACTGATTTAGCAATAAGATATTTACTTGTAGGTTTAGTTATGAACTTTGTCGGTGGATGGATTACTGACTTTACAACAAGTTATGTAGAGAAACAGCAAAAAGTTAAATTAAGTACTGAGGTCAAATTAGAAGGATGA